The proteins below are encoded in one region of Candidatus Binatia bacterium:
- a CDS encoding (2Fe-2S)-binding protein, which produces MSASEETEQNRLKSIIDAYRPICLCNKIRQGTVVKAIQGGADSFDKVSRRTGVGTGPCGAARCGPMVRGMLGEEVAACRDCGWSILKSTAPPVCPRCHSDQS; this is translated from the coding sequence TTGAGCGCTTCGGAAGAGACAGAACAAAACCGGCTCAAGTCGATCATCGACGCCTACCGCCCCATCTGTCTGTGCAACAAAATTCGCCAAGGCACCGTCGTCAAGGCCATTCAAGGCGGCGCCGATAGCTTCGACAAAGTCAGCCGGAGAACCGGTGTGGGAACCGGGCCATGCGGGGCGGCCAGATGCGGGCCGATGGTGCGCGGAATGCTGGGCGAAGAGGTCGCGGCCTGCCGCGACTGCGGCTGGTCGATCCTCAAATCGACCGCGCCGCCGGTTTGCCCGCGCTGCCACAGCGACCAATCTTGA
- a CDS encoding VOC family protein, whose protein sequence is MASAIEGIDHVGVVASDMDRAIHFYTSLLGFSLLARYRPKTTYHREMAYLRFPGSSGAKLELYTLAQPPAGEPSYDYKLGMREIALRVQDVAREVERLRSAGIEILAEPVRSEAPGVPEDSPVKRRTRAAIKAPDGVIIGLYSWG, encoded by the coding sequence ATGGCAAGCGCGATTGAGGGCATCGATCACGTCGGCGTGGTCGCCTCGGACATGGACCGGGCAATTCACTTTTACACTTCGCTCCTCGGCTTTTCTTTGCTCGCCCGCTACAGACCGAAGACGACTTACCATCGGGAGATGGCCTATCTCCGATTTCCCGGAAGCTCCGGCGCCAAGCTCGAGCTTTACACGCTGGCTCAGCCGCCGGCCGGAGAGCCGAGCTATGATTACAAGCTGGGAATGAGAGAAATCGCGCTGCGTGTACAGGATGTCGCGCGCGAGGTCGAGCGCTTGAGAAGCGCGGGCATCGAGATTCTTGCCGAGCCCGTCCGCTCTGAGGCTCCCGGCGTGCCGGAAGATTCTCCCGTAAAGCGGCGTACCAGAGCCGCCATCAAAGCTCCCGATGGAGTCATCATCGGACTTTATAGTTGGGGATGA